Genomic DNA from Pelosinus sp. UFO1:
GGTGGTTGGAGTGGACCATGGCTTCCTGGTTGGGTCTGGTTTTTTCTTAAAGTTGGCGGAATGATTTTCCTATTTATGTGGTTTCGCTGGACGTTTCCCAGGCTGCGCATTGATCAACTTATGTCTTTCGGATGGAAAGTGTTACTACCATTGGCGCTACTTAATATCATTGTTACCGGAATTGGCATGTATATTTACGAGTTTTTTAGTTAGGAGGGGAAGCTATGGTTGGTAAAGGATTATTAGAGGGCATGCGCGTAACCTTAAAAGCTTTTTTTAACAAAAAAGAAACGCTGCAATATCCCGAAATAAAGCTAACCATGCCCGATCGTTTTCGTGGCGGTGAGCTGGAGTTAGATGATAAAAAATGCATCGCGTGCGGACTGTGCGCAAGGGCATGCCCTAATCATGTTATTGAGATGACTACAGGCATTGATGAACAGAAAAAACGGCACTTAAAATCATATCTATATCATTCAGGATTGTGTCTGTATTGTAATTTTTGTATTGAAGCATGTCCGACAAATGCTATTTGCTGGGACAAAAATTATGAGAATTCTCGGTACTTTAAAAATGACTTGGATGTTAATTGTTTAGCGATTGCAAAGCAAAAGTCAGCGGCAACAGTCGATGTAGTCCAAGTGGACAAGCCCAATGCTGAGCAAGAGGATACCTTAAGAGGAGGGAGCAGGGATGAATGAGCTGAGCTATACTGTCGCATTTTATAT
This window encodes:
- a CDS encoding NADH-quinone oxidoreductase subunit I, with product MVGKGLLEGMRVTLKAFFNKKETLQYPEIKLTMPDRFRGGELELDDKKCIACGLCARACPNHVIEMTTGIDEQKKRHLKSYLYHSGLCLYCNFCIEACPTNAICWDKNYENSRYFKNDLDVNCLAIAKQKSAATVDVVQVDKPNAEQEDTLRGGSRDE